The proteins below are encoded in one region of Halalkalicoccus jeotgali B3:
- the gap gene encoding type I glyceraldehyde-3-phosphate dehydrogenase, whose amino-acid sequence MSNNFENEPVRVGLNGFGRIGRNVFRAAMTSSKVELVGINDIMDVEDMHYLAKYDTVQGRLDGLELEGDSLVYEGTEVPTFSEKDPTQLPWDELDVDVAFEATGIFRTREDAAQHLEAGAEKVIISAPPKGETPVKTIVYGVNHDEYDGDDVVSNASCTTNSVAPVAKVLDEEFGIESGLLTTVHAYTGTQNLVDGPSGKTRRGRAAAENIIPTSTGAAQSTTEVLPNLEGKLDGMAMRVPVPTGSITDLVVDLAADVGAEEVNEALREAADGDLAGVLGYTDDEIVSRDIVGLPFSSYVDLDSTIAVEGGQVKVLTWYDNEYGFANRMLDLAQYVVAQDEETPAEATA is encoded by the coding sequence ATGAGTAATAACTTCGAAAACGAACCGGTGCGGGTGGGACTGAACGGGTTCGGGCGGATCGGGCGGAACGTCTTCCGGGCCGCGATGACCTCCTCCAAGGTGGAGCTGGTGGGGATCAACGACATCATGGACGTCGAGGACATGCACTACCTCGCGAAGTACGACACCGTCCAGGGTCGCCTCGACGGGCTCGAACTGGAGGGCGACTCGCTCGTCTACGAGGGCACCGAGGTCCCGACGTTCAGCGAGAAGGACCCGACCCAGCTCCCGTGGGACGAACTGGACGTCGACGTCGCCTTCGAGGCGACGGGCATCTTCCGAACCCGGGAGGACGCCGCCCAGCACCTCGAGGCCGGCGCCGAGAAGGTCATCATCAGCGCGCCGCCGAAAGGCGAGACGCCGGTCAAAACGATCGTTTACGGCGTCAACCACGACGAATACGACGGCGACGATGTCGTCTCGAACGCCTCCTGTACCACCAACAGCGTCGCGCCGGTGGCGAAAGTACTCGACGAGGAGTTCGGCATCGAGTCGGGGCTGCTCACCACCGTCCACGCCTACACGGGCACCCAGAACCTCGTCGACGGGCCCTCGGGCAAGACGCGCCGGGGCCGGGCCGCCGCCGAGAACATCATCCCAACCTCGACGGGCGCGGCCCAGTCGACCACGGAGGTCCTGCCGAACCTCGAAGGCAAACTCGACGGGATGGCCATGCGCGTGCCCGTTCCGACGGGCTCGATCACCGACCTCGTCGTCGACCTCGCGGCCGACGTTGGGGCCGAGGAAGTAAACGAGGCGCTCCGTGAGGCCGCGGACGGCGATCTGGCCGGCGTGCTCGGCTACACCGACGACGAGATCGTCTCGCGGGACATCGTCGGGCTCCCCTTTTCGTCCTACGTCGACCTCGATTCGACCATCGCGGTTGAGGGCGGGCAGGTCAAGGTGCTGACGTGGTACGACAACGAGTACGGCTTCGCCAACCGGATGCTCGACCTCGCACAGTACGTCGTCGCGCAGGACGAGGAGACGCCCGCCGAAGCGACGGCGTAG
- a CDS encoding type II glyceraldehyde-3-phosphate dehydrogenase, giving the protein MLKVGINGYGTIGKRVADAVAAQPDMDVCGVSKASPDFGADGAVRRGYALYSAREDRLSAFRDAGYDVAGTSEDLIEESDVVVDATPGGIGAENRPRYEAAGTPAIFQGKEADDLVETSFNARANFEAAEGAEYVRVVSCNTTGISRLVAPLEEAYGVEKVRATLVRRGGDPDQTGRGPINDILPDPITVPSHHGPDVNTIFPDLSIDTMGLTVPTTLMHMHSLNIELESEPTSAEVRELLAEESRIFVVEDDLAIDGTGKLRELARDRGRPRGDLWENCVWGESINVQDSELYLFQAIHQESDVIPENVDAIRAMTGLADGDESMQTTDEALGIGLPDPRRAAVTSPAP; this is encoded by the coding sequence ATGCTCAAAGTCGGCATCAACGGCTACGGTACTATCGGCAAGCGCGTCGCGGACGCGGTCGCCGCCCAGCCCGATATGGACGTCTGTGGCGTCTCGAAAGCCAGTCCCGATTTCGGTGCCGACGGTGCGGTACGGCGGGGGTACGCGCTCTATTCCGCCCGGGAGGACCGTCTGAGTGCGTTTCGGGACGCGGGCTACGATGTCGCGGGAACCAGCGAGGACCTGATCGAGGAGAGCGACGTCGTCGTCGACGCCACCCCCGGTGGAATCGGTGCGGAGAACCGCCCACGCTACGAGGCCGCCGGGACGCCCGCGATCTTCCAAGGCAAGGAAGCAGACGACCTGGTCGAAACCAGCTTCAACGCGCGAGCGAACTTCGAGGCCGCCGAGGGAGCGGAGTACGTCCGCGTCGTCTCGTGTAACACGACCGGAATCTCGCGGCTGGTCGCGCCCTTGGAGGAGGCCTACGGCGTCGAGAAGGTCCGCGCGACGCTCGTCCGGCGCGGCGGCGATCCCGACCAGACCGGCCGGGGGCCAATCAACGACATCCTTCCGGACCCGATCACGGTCCCCTCCCACCACGGTCCGGACGTCAACACCATCTTTCCCGACCTCTCGATCGACACGATGGGGCTGACGGTGCCGACGACGCTGATGCACATGCACAGTCTGAACATCGAACTCGAGAGCGAGCCGACCTCCGCCGAGGTCCGCGAGCTACTGGCCGAAGAATCGCGCATCTTCGTCGTCGAGGACGACCTAGCGATCGACGGGACGGGCAAACTCCGGGAACTGGCGCGCGACCGGGGTCGGCCGCGCGGGGACCTCTGGGAGAACTGCGTCTGGGGCGAATCGATCAACGTCCAGGACTCCGAGCTCTACCTGTTCCAGGCGATCCACCAGGAGAGCGACGTGATCCCCGAGAACGTCGACGCGATCCGCGCGATGACGGGACTGGCGGACGGAGACGAGAGCATGCAGACGACCGATGAGGCCCTCGGAATCGGACTGCCCGACCCCCGGCGGGCGGCAGTAACCTCGCCGGCACCCTGA
- a CDS encoding Hsp20/alpha crystallin family protein, with amino-acid sequence MRRDDRNDPFDDIFRELERMMNDVMGGGVEINDAGFGSDTHVDIYETDEEIRVIADLPGVEKGDIGLTCDGKSLTISAANDHREYDERIALPGQVDEHSARATYNNGVLEVMLSRADGSAAIDVD; translated from the coding sequence ATGAGACGCGACGACCGCAACGACCCCTTCGACGATATTTTCCGTGAACTCGAGCGGATGATGAACGACGTGATGGGCGGCGGCGTCGAGATCAACGACGCGGGGTTCGGCAGCGACACGCACGTCGATATCTACGAAACCGACGAGGAGATCCGCGTGATCGCGGACCTCCCGGGCGTCGAGAAGGGGGACATCGGGCTGACGTGCGACGGGAAGTCCCTGACCATCAGCGCCGCGAACGACCACCGGGAGTACGACGAGCGGATCGCGCTGCCCGGTCAAGTCGACGAACACTCCGCGCGGGCGACCTACAACAACGGCGTCCTCGAGGTCATGCTCTCGCGCGCGGACGGATCGGCCGCGATCGACGTCGACTGA
- a CDS encoding phosphoglycerate kinase, with translation MFKTLDDLPDSQRLLVRIDANSPVEDGEVRNNRRFARHAETLRELADAGHAVAVLAHQGRPGRDTFVSLEQHAEILSEHLDREVRYVPDTYGEASLEAIDGLGGGEVLLLENVRMVDEELADRTPEAHAESALVETLSGEFDAYVNDAYSTAHRGHASIVGFPRVMDAYAGRVMETEYEANSAIQQREFDGRVAMVLGGTKADDLIGVMERVEDTVDTFLMGGIVGELFLRAAGYDVGYDVEGTDFFDEQWAEQEETIRELLDSYGDRIRLPVDLAYEDEAGDRAEIAVEGVEKETSFLDVGSGTVEEYESVVADSEAVFVKGALGVFEDERFADGTVGVLEAIARTDCFSVVGGGDTSRAIELYGMDEDDFSHVSIAGGAYVRALTGESLVAIEALKR, from the coding sequence ATGTTCAAGACGCTCGACGATCTCCCCGATAGCCAGCGGCTGCTCGTTCGGATCGACGCCAACTCCCCGGTCGAAGACGGCGAGGTCCGGAACAACCGCCGCTTTGCGCGCCACGCCGAAACGCTTCGGGAGCTCGCCGACGCGGGCCACGCGGTCGCCGTCCTCGCCCATCAGGGTCGCCCCGGCCGGGACACCTTCGTATCACTCGAACAACACGCCGAGATCCTCTCGGAGCACCTCGATCGCGAGGTCCGATACGTCCCGGACACCTACGGCGAAGCCTCTCTGGAGGCGATCGACGGGCTCGGGGGCGGCGAGGTCCTCCTGCTCGAAAACGTCCGGATGGTCGACGAGGAGCTCGCCGACCGCACGCCCGAAGCACACGCCGAAAGCGCGCTCGTCGAGACCCTCTCAGGGGAGTTCGACGCCTACGTCAACGACGCCTACTCGACCGCTCATCGGGGACACGCCTCGATCGTCGGGTTTCCGCGGGTGATGGACGCCTACGCGGGTCGCGTCATGGAGACCGAGTACGAGGCCAACTCCGCGATTCAACAGCGGGAGTTCGACGGCCGCGTCGCGATGGTGCTGGGCGGGACGAAGGCCGACGACCTCATCGGCGTGATGGAGCGCGTCGAGGACACGGTCGATACGTTCCTCATGGGCGGGATCGTCGGCGAACTCTTCCTCAGGGCGGCGGGCTACGACGTGGGTTACGACGTCGAGGGCACCGACTTCTTCGACGAGCAGTGGGCAGAACAGGAAGAGACCATCCGGGAGTTGCTCGATTCCTACGGGGATCGGATCCGCCTGCCCGTGGATCTCGCCTACGAGGACGAGGCGGGCGACCGGGCGGAGATAGCCGTCGAGGGCGTCGAGAAGGAGACCTCCTTCCTCGACGTCGGATCGGGGACGGTCGAAGAGTACGAGTCGGTCGTCGCCGACAGCGAGGCCGTCTTCGTCAAGGGGGCGCTCGGCGTCTTCGAGGACGAACGCTTCGCCGACGGGACGGTCGGCGTGCTGGAGGCCATCGCCCGGACCGACTGCTTCTCGGTCGTGGGCGGGGGCGATACCTCGCGGGCGATCGAACTCTATGGAATGGACGAGGACGACTTCTCGCACGTCTCGATCGCGGGCGGAGCGTATGTCCGGGCGCTGACGGGCGAATCCTTGGTCGCGATCGAAGCCCTGAAACGATAA
- a CDS encoding sodium:calcium antiporter yields MVSDLVVSIALLAGSVVGLWLGARLFVGSAVRLARRLGLSEVAIGLTVVAVGTSLPEVAVSVGAALTGTGDIAVGNVVGSNVFNLALILGFVALFGAIVVPRSLARRDGLVLFGASALAALVLVDLHLGRLEAAALVLALVAYLFALARAGEAPPTGGEDGEPFRARDPVLLISGLVLVLVSGDTLVGAAVDIARAAGVSEWAIGATVVAAGTSTPEFAVSVLALQRGRVGVSVGNLLGSNVFNALGVLGIAGLVHPLAVDPAALADLGWLLAVTGFVTVSLWSGHRLSRGEGGVLVGSELIRWVLDFLR; encoded by the coding sequence GTGGTCTCCGATCTCGTCGTTTCGATCGCGCTGCTCGCCGGGTCGGTGGTCGGCCTCTGGCTGGGCGCACGCCTGTTCGTCGGGAGCGCCGTGCGACTCGCGCGCCGGCTGGGCCTCTCGGAGGTGGCCATCGGGCTGACCGTCGTCGCGGTCGGCACCTCGCTGCCGGAGGTCGCCGTGAGCGTCGGGGCCGCCCTCACGGGCACCGGGGACATCGCGGTCGGAAACGTCGTCGGCTCGAACGTGTTCAACCTCGCGTTGATCCTCGGGTTCGTCGCGCTGTTCGGTGCCATCGTGGTCCCCCGATCGCTCGCCCGCCGCGACGGGCTCGTCCTGTTCGGCGCGAGCGCGCTCGCGGCGCTCGTTCTCGTGGATCTGCATCTCGGGCGGTTGGAAGCCGCGGCGCTGGTGCTCGCGCTCGTGGCCTACCTGTTCGCGCTCGCGCGGGCCGGGGAGGCGCCGCCGACCGGCGGTGAAGACGGCGAACCGTTTCGTGCCCGCGATCCGGTTCTCCTGATCAGTGGCTTGGTGCTCGTGCTCGTGAGTGGCGACACGCTGGTGGGCGCGGCGGTCGATATCGCGCGGGCGGCGGGGGTTTCCGAGTGGGCCATCGGTGCGACCGTGGTCGCCGCGGGAACCTCGACGCCCGAGTTCGCCGTCTCCGTGCTCGCGCTCCAGCGCGGGCGAGTCGGGGTATCGGTCGGGAACCTGCTCGGGAGCAACGTCTTCAACGCGCTGGGCGTCCTCGGGATCGCGGGGCTCGTCCATCCGCTCGCGGTCGATCCCGCCGCGCTCGCCGATCTGGGCTGGCTGCTCGCCGTCACCGGGTTCGTGACCGTCTCGCTGTGGAGCGGCCACCGCCTCTCAAGGGGCGAGGGCGGCGTCCTCGTCGGCTCCGAACTGATCAGGTGGGTGCTCGACTTCCTGCGGTGA